Proteins from a single region of Hydra vulgaris chromosome 12, alternate assembly HydraT2T_AEP:
- the LOC100198801 gene encoding uncharacterized protein LOC100198801 isoform X1, with protein MSVEEVIHFLVVFLISKSSQENVQWSEWSRLSACSVTCGNGFRYQYRECNVVNPNLNTSFCQGHSEMKVPCVLLACPKAERCNCGCILNEARGRIISTLSYEKSVDCYWRIETGFETRIKITIFDLKLTHGYLLLNGNKNFNQKYIIPKERQNNLPVTVTSFGNRVNISLHNYLEVPNDEIRFQAEYEEITEPSHENTSSLNIPAIAGITCCVAIILIASCIIGYKKYIRSSDIKENNLNKDEEIDQRSSTSSSNRSSRQKSETPTLNKSRMSNKNALLMSIEQQKLLECSQRGYPEGGEHYLQQPNYIVQPCWAQVQVNGKENYVLHSPNGSNYVMIPGHFNGPQKV; from the exons ATGTCTGTTGAAgaagttatacattttttggTTGTCTTTCTTATTTCAAAATCTTCTCAAG aaaatgttcAATGGAGTGAATGGTCGAGGTTGAGCGCATGTTCAGTAACATGTGGTAATGGTTTTAGATATCAATATCGAGAATGTAATGTTGTAAATCCGAACTTAAACACTAGTTTTTGCCAAGGACATTCAGAGATGAAAGTTCCATGCGTATTACTAGCATGTCCGAAAG CTGAAAGATGTAATTGCGGTTGCATATTAAACGAAGCAAGAGGTAGAATAATATCGACGTTATCCTATGAAAAATCCGTGGACTGCTATTGGAGAATTGAGACTGGATTTGAAACTCGAATTAAGAtaactatttttgatttaaaattaacacatggttatttacttttaaacggtaacaaaaattttaatcaaaagtatATCATACCAAAGGAAAGACAAAATAATCTACCTGTAACCGTGACAAGCTTTGGTAATCGAGTTAATATATCGTTACACAACTATTTAGAAGTGCCAAACGATGAAATAAGGTTTCAAGCCGAGTATGAGGAAATCACAG AGCCATCACACGAAAATACATCCAGTTTAAATATACCAGCAATAGCAGGAATTACGTGTTGCGTTGCAATTATTCTTATAGCTTCGTGTATAAttggatataaaaaatatattaggtcTTCTGATATtaaggaaaataatttaaataaagacgaAGAAATTGATCAACGCTCTTCAACTTCCAGTTCCAATCGATCATCTCGTCAAAAATCAGAAACCCCAACATTGAATAAATCACGCATGTCGAATAAAAATGCACTATTAATGTCTATAGAACAACAAAAGTTATTAGAATGTAGCCAAAGAGGTTACCCTGAGGGTGGCGAACACTATCTACAACAACCAAATTACATAGTGCAACCGTGCTGGGCTCAAGTTCAAGTTAACGGGAAAGAAAATTACGTACTTCATTCACCGAACGGATCAAACTACGTAATGATCCCCGGACATTTTAACGGTCCTCAAAAGGTTTAG
- the LOC100198801 gene encoding uncharacterized protein LOC100198801 isoform X2 gives MKVPCVLLACPKAERCNCGCILNEARGRIISTLSYEKSVDCYWRIETGFETRIKITIFDLKLTHGYLLLNGNKNFNQKYIIPKERQNNLPVTVTSFGNRVNISLHNYLEVPNDEIRFQAEYEEITEPSHENTSSLNIPAIAGITCCVAIILIASCIIGYKKYIRSSDIKENNLNKDEEIDQRSSTSSSNRSSRQKSETPTLNKSRMSNKNALLMSIEQQKLLECSQRGYPEGGEHYLQQPNYIVQPCWAQVQVNGKENYVLHSPNGSNYVMIPGHFNGPQKV, from the exons ATGAAAGTTCCATGCGTATTACTAGCATGTCCGAAAG CTGAAAGATGTAATTGCGGTTGCATATTAAACGAAGCAAGAGGTAGAATAATATCGACGTTATCCTATGAAAAATCCGTGGACTGCTATTGGAGAATTGAGACTGGATTTGAAACTCGAATTAAGAtaactatttttgatttaaaattaacacatggttatttacttttaaacggtaacaaaaattttaatcaaaagtatATCATACCAAAGGAAAGACAAAATAATCTACCTGTAACCGTGACAAGCTTTGGTAATCGAGTTAATATATCGTTACACAACTATTTAGAAGTGCCAAACGATGAAATAAGGTTTCAAGCCGAGTATGAGGAAATCACAG AGCCATCACACGAAAATACATCCAGTTTAAATATACCAGCAATAGCAGGAATTACGTGTTGCGTTGCAATTATTCTTATAGCTTCGTGTATAAttggatataaaaaatatattaggtcTTCTGATATtaaggaaaataatttaaataaagacgaAGAAATTGATCAACGCTCTTCAACTTCCAGTTCCAATCGATCATCTCGTCAAAAATCAGAAACCCCAACATTGAATAAATCACGCATGTCGAATAAAAATGCACTATTAATGTCTATAGAACAACAAAAGTTATTAGAATGTAGCCAAAGAGGTTACCCTGAGGGTGGCGAACACTATCTACAACAACCAAATTACATAGTGCAACCGTGCTGGGCTCAAGTTCAAGTTAACGGGAAAGAAAATTACGTACTTCATTCACCGAACGGATCAAACTACGTAATGATCCCCGGACATTTTAACGGTCCTCAAAAGGTTTAG
- the LOC136088059 gene encoding uncharacterized protein LOC136088059, with product MVTTTTTTTTFHVKNRLSSANADGASSSKIFVTAHPISFDQSVTYQRPNRVSAQQCLFILQELSDIDSGDESDVTKESNEADVVKDNLSDDDESNTFIYNLESSSDDDVEENSCGGNNDLIVNTLRDYLKQTIVLKVEVTGRFQAQNKFTTKSGTTSYCHNVLTPIDALRQIIDKGFTRFIKKCTILSANLSNEGWNISDIELDAFIGLIYPRGCMNTRNFPVKFLLSEKYGNKAFIETMPYSRFEDMKNIRVSPK from the exons ATggtaacaacaacaacaacaacaacaaca TTCCACGTGAAGAATCGCTTAAGTTCAGCAAACGCTGATGGTGCTTCATCTTCAAAAATCTTTGTTACAGCACATCCTATTTCATTTGACCAATCAGTAACATATCAACGCCCAAATCGTGTGTCGGCGCAACagtgtttatttatattacaagaACTCTCGGATATTGACAGTGGTGATGAATCAGATGTAACAAAAGAAAGTAACGAGGCAGATGTTGTTAAAGATAATCTTTCTGATGACGATGAaagtaatacttttatttacaatttagaAAGTAGTAGCGATGATGACGTAGAAGAAAATTCATGCGGTGGGAATAATGATTTAATTGTTAATACTCTTAGAGATTATTTAAAGCAAACTATTGTGTTAAAAGTTGAGGTAACTGGAAGATTTCAAGCTCAAAATAAGTTTACTACCAAAAGCGGAACAACTTCTTATTGTCATAATGTTTTGACACCTATTGATGCGTTGAGACAAATTATTGATAAAGGGTTTACAcgctttatcaaaaaatgtactATTTTATCTGCCAATTTATCAAATGAAGGATGGAATATAAGCGACATTGAACTTGATGCTTTCATAGGTTTAATATATCCTCGCGGATGCATGAACACAAGAAATTTTCCAGTTAAATTCCTATTGTCTGAAAAATATGGCAACAAAGCATTTATAGAAACTATGCCATATTCTCGATTTGAAGACATGAAAAACATTAGAGTTTCTCCAAAGTGA